One region of Gorilla gorilla gorilla isolate KB3781 chromosome 15, NHGRI_mGorGor1-v2.1_pri, whole genome shotgun sequence genomic DNA includes:
- the TM9SF1 gene encoding transmembrane 9 superfamily member 1, producing MTVVGNPRSWSCQWLPILILLLGTGHGPGVEGVTHYKAGDPVILYVNKVGPYHNPQETYHYYQLPVCCPEKIRHKSLSLGEVLDGDRMAESLYEIRFRENVEKRILCHMQLSSAQVEQLRQAIEELYYFEFVVDDLPVRGFVGYMEESGFLPHSHKIGLWTHLDFHLEFHGDRIIFANVSVRDVKPHSLDGLRPDEFLGLTHTYSVRWSETSVERRSDRRRGDDGGFFPRTLEIHWLSIINSMVLVFLLVGFVAVILMRVLRNDLARYNLDEETTSAGSGDDFDQGDNGWKIIHTDVFRFPPYRGLLCAVLGVGAQFLALGTGIIVMALLGMFNVHRHGAINSAAILLYALTCCISGYVSSHFYRQIGGERWVWNIILTTSLFSVPFFLTWSVVNSVHWANGSTQALPATTILLLLTVWLLVGFPLTVIGGIFGKNNASPFDAPCRTKNIAREIPPQPWYKSTVIHMTVGGFLPFSAISVELYYIFATVWGREQYTLYGILFFVFAILLSVGACISIALTYFQLSGEDYRWWWRSVLSVGSTGLFIFLYSVFYYARRSNMSGAVQTVEFFGYSLLTGYVFFLMLGTISFFSSLKFIRYIYVNLKMD from the exons ATGACAGTCGTAGGGAACCCTCGAAGTTGGAGCTGCCAGTGGTTGCCAATCCTGATACTGTTGCTGGGCACAGGCCATGGGCCAGGGGTGGAAGGCGTGACACACTACAAGGCCGGCGACCCTGTTATTCTATATGTCAACAAAGTGGGACCCTACCATaaccctcaggaaacttaccactACTATCAGCTTCCAGTCTGCTGCCCTGAGAAGATACGTCACAAAAGCCTTAGCCTGGGTGAAGTGCTGGATGGGGACCGAATGGCTGAGTCTTTGTATGAGATCCGCTTTCGGGAAAACGTGGAGAAGAGAATTCTGTGCCACATGCAGCTCAGTTCTGCACAG GTGGAGCAGCTGCGCCAGGCCATTGAAGAACTGTACTACTTTGAATTTGTGGTAGATGACTTGCCAGTCCGGGGCTTTGTGGGCTACATGGAGGAGAGTGGCTTCCTACCACACAGCCACAAGATAGGACTCTGGACCCATTTGGACTTCCACCTAGAATTCCATGGAGACCGAATTATATTTGCCAATGTTTCAGTGCGGGACGTCAAGCCCCACAGCTTGGATGGGTTACGACCTGACGAGTTCCTAGGCCTTACCCACACTTACAGCGTGCGCTGGTCTGAGACTTCAGTGGAGCGTCGGAGTGACAGGCGCCGTGGTGACGATGGTGGTTTCTTTCCTCGAACACTGGAAATCCATTGGTTGTCCATCATCAACTCCATGGTGCTTGTGTTTTTACTGGTGGGTTTTGTGGCTGTCATTCTAATGCGTGTGCTTCGGAATGACCTGGCTCGGTACAACTTAGATGAGGAGACCACCTCTGCAGGTTCTGGTGATGACTTTGACCAGGGTGACAATGGCTGGAAAATTATCCATACAGATGTCTTCCGCTTCCCCCCATACCGTGGTCTGCTCTGTGCTGTGCTTGGCGTGGGTGCCCAGTTCCTGGCCCTTGGCACTG GCATTATTGTCATGGCACTGCTGGGCATGTTCAATGTGCACCGTCATGGGGCCATTAACTCAGCAGCCATCTTGTTGTATGCCCTGACCTGCTGCATCTCTGGCTACGTGTCCAGCCACTTCTACCGGCAGATTGGAGGCGAGCGTTGGGTGTGGAACATCATTCTCACCACCAGTCTCTTCTCTG TGCCTTTCTTCCTGACGTGGAGTGTGGTGAACTCAGTGCATTGGGCCAATGGTTCGACACAGGCTCTGCCAGCCACAACCATCCTGCTGCTTCTGACGGTTTGGCTGCTGGTGGGCTTTCCCCTCACTGTCATTGGAGGCATCTTTGGGAAGAACAACGCCAGCCCCTTTGATGCACCCTGTCGCACCAAGAACATCGCCCGGGAGATTCCACCCCAGCCCTGGTACAAGTCTACTGTCATCCACATGACTGTTGGAGGCTTCCTGCCTTTCAG TGCCATCTCTGTGGAGCTGTACTACATCTTTGCCACAGTATGGGGTCGGGAGCAGTACACTTTGTACGGCATCCTCTTCTTTGTCTTCGCCATCCTGCTGAGTGTGGGGGCTTGCATCTCCATTGCACTCACCTACTTCCAGTTGTCTGGGGAGGATTACCGCTGGTGGTGGCGATCTGTGCTGAGTGTTGGCTCCACCGGCCTCTTCATCTTCCTCTACTCAGTTTTCTATTATGCCCGGCGCTCCAACATGTCTGGGGCAGTACAGACAGTAGAGTTCTTCGGCTACTCCTTACTCACTGGTTATGTCTTCTTCCTCATGCTGGGCAccatctcctttttttcttccctaaagTTCATCCGGTATATCTATGTTAACCTCAAGATGGACTGA
- the IPO4 gene encoding importin-4 isoform X1 has protein sequence MEPAGLEQLLRELLLPDTERIRRATEQLQIVLRAPAALPALCDLLASAADPQIRQFAAVLTRRRLNTRWRRLAAEQRESLKSLILTALQRETEHCVSLSLAQLSATIFRKEGLEAWPQLLQLLQHSTHSPHSPEREMGLLLLSVVVTSRPEAFQPHHRELLRLLNETLGEVGSPGLLFYSLRTLTTMAPYLSAEDVPLARMLVPKLIMAVQTLIPIDEAKACEALEALDELLESEVPVITPYLSEVLTFCLEVARNVALGNAIRVRILCCLTFLVKVKSKALLKNRLLPPLLHTLFPIMAAEPPPGQLDPEDQDSEEEELEIELMGETPKHFAVQVVDMLALHLPPEKLCPQLMPMLEEALRSESPYQRKAGLLVLAVLSDGAGDHIRQRLLPPLLQIVCKGLEDPSQVVRNAALFALGQFSENLQPHISSCSREVMPLLLAYLKSVPLGHTHHLAKACYALENFVENLGPKVQPYLPELMECMLQLLRNPSSPRAKELAVSALGAIATAAQASLLPYFPAIMEHLREFLLTGREDLQPVQIQSLETLGVLARAVGEPMRPLAEECCQLGLGLCDQVDDPDLRRCTYSLFAALSGLMGEGLAPHLEQITTLMLLSLRSTEGIVPQYDGSSSFLLFDDESDGEEEEELMDEDVEEEDDSEISGYSVENAFFDEKEDTCAAMGEISVNTSVAFLPYMESVFEEVFKLLECPHLNVRKAAHEALGQFCCALHKACQSCPSEPNTAALQAALARVVPSYMQAVNRERERQVVMAVLEALTGVLRSCGTLTLKPPGRLAELCGVLKAVLQRKTACQDTDEEEEEEDDDQAEYDAMLLEHAGEAIPALAAAAGGDSFAPFFAGFLPLLVCKTKQGCTVAEKSFAVGTLAETIQGLGAASAQFVSRLLPVLLSTAREADPEVRSNAIFGMGVLAEHGGHPAQEHFPKLLGLLFPLLARERHDRVRDNICGALARLLMASPTRKPEPQVLAALLHALPLKEDLEEWVTIGRLFSFLYQSSPDQVIDVAPELLRICSLILADNKIPPDTKASLLLLLTFLAKQHTDSFQAALGSLPVDKAQELQAVLGLS, from the exons ATGGAGCCAGCCGGGCTAGAGCAGCTCCTACGGGAGCTGCTGCTACCGGACACCGAGCGCATCCGTCGG GCCACGGAACAGCTCCAGATCGTTCTTCGGGCCCCCGCCGCTTTGCCGGCTCTCTGCGACCTGCTAGCCTCGGCGGCCGACCCCCAG ATCCGCCAGTTTGCGGCCGTGCTGACCCGCAGACGACTGAACACCCGCTGGCGACGGCTGGCGGCGGAGCAACGGGAGAG CCTCAAGTCCCTGATCCTGACGGCCCTGCAGAGAGAAACAGA GCACTGTGTGAGCCTCAGCCTGGCCCAGCTCTCAGCCACCATTTTTCGAAAGGAAGGCCTGGAGGCCTGGCCACAGCTTTTGCAGCTGCTTCAGCACAGTACCCACAGCCCCCACAGCCCAGAGAGAGAG ATGGGGCTTTTGCTGCTAAGTGTGGTGGTGACCTCCCGGCCCGAGGCCTTCCAACCCCACCACCGGGAGCTTCTTCGGCTTCTGAACGAGACTCTTGGTGAGGTGGGCTCTCCTGGGCTGCTCTTCTACTCCCTGCGCACTCTGACCACCATGGCTCCCTACCTCAGCGCTGAAGATGTG CCTCTCGCTCGGATGTTGGTGCCCAAGCTGATCATGGCCGTGCAGACTCTGATCCCCATAGATGAG GCAAAGGCCTGTGAGGCCCTTGAGGCTTTGGATGAACTGTTGGAGTCAGAGGTGCCAGTCATCACCCCCTACCTCTCTGAAGTCCTCACATTCTGCCTGGAG GTGGCTAGAAATGTGGCCCTGGGCAATGCGATACGCGTACGTATTCTCTGCTGCCTCACTTTCTTGGTCAAAGTCAAGAGCAAG GCCTTACTGAAGAATCGTCTCCTGCCACCCTTGCTGCACACCCTTTTCCCCATTATGGCTGCTGAGCCCCCACCAGGCCAGTTGGATCCCGAGGACCAGGATTCAGAAGAGGAAGAGTTGGAGATTGAGCTGATGGGGGAGACTCCCAAGCATTTCGCTGTACAA GTTGTGGACATGCTGGCACTACACCTGCCCCCCGAGAAGCTCTGTCCCCAGCTG ATGCCCATGTTGGAAGAGGCCTTGCGGAGCGAGAGCCCATACCAGCGCAAAGCTGGACTCCTGGTGCTGGCCGTGCTGTCTGACGGAGCTGGCGACCACATCAGGCAGAG ACTGCTGCCCCCACTGCTGCAGATCGTGTGCAAGGGCCTGGAGGACCCCTCGCAAGTTGTACGCAATGCTGCGCTGTTTGCCCTGGGCCAGTTCTCAGAAAACCTACAG ccccatatCAGCAGCTGTTCAAGGGAGGTGATGCCACTGCTCCTCGCCTACTTGAAGTCGGTGCCTCTCGGACACACACACCACCTGGCCAAGGCCTGCTATGCCCTGGAGAATTTTGTGGAGAACCTAG GGCCCAAAGTGCAGCCCTACCTTCCGGAGCTTATGGAATGCATGCTGCAGCTTCTGAGGAACCCCAGCAGTCCCCGGGCCAAGGAGCTGGCTGTGAGCGCCCTGGGAGCCATTG CTACGGCTGCCCAGGCCTCGCTGCTGCCCTACTTCCCTGCCATCATGGAGCACCTGCGGGAATTCCTGTTAACAGGCCGTGAGGACCTTCAGCCTGTGCAGATCCAGAGCCTGG AGACACTGGGGGTGCTGGCACGAGCAGTGGGGGAGCCCATGAGGCCGCTGGCTGAGGAATGCTGCCAGCTGGGTCTGGGCCTCTGCGACCAGGTAGACGACCCTGACTTGCGGCGCTGCAC GTACAGCCTATTTGCAGCCTTATCGGGTCTGATGGGCGAGGGCCTGGCGCCCCACTTGGAACAGATCACCACGCTCATGCTGCTGTCACTGCGTTCCACCGAGGGCATTGTG CCTCAGTATGACGGGAGCAGCTCCTTCCTTCTGTTTGACGATGAGAGTgatggggaagaagaagaggagctcATGGATGAGGATGTGGAAGAAGAGGATGACTCAGAGATCTCAGG GTACAGCGTGGAGAATGCCTTCTTTGATGAGAAGGAAGACACCTGTGCTGCCATGGGGGAGATCTCTGTGAACACCAG TGTGGCCTTCCTTCCATACATGGAAAGTGTCTTTGAAGAAGTATTTAAACTGCTGGAG TGCCCTCACCTGAATGTGCGAAAGGCAGCCCATGAGGCTCTGGGTCAGTTTTGCTGTGCACTGCACAAGGCCTGTCAAAGCTGCCCCTCGGAACCCAACACTGCTG CTTTGCAGGCTGCCCTGGCCCGAGTGGTGCCATCCTACATGCAGGCAGTGAACAGGGAGCGGGAACGCCAGGTGGTGATGGCCGTGCTGGAGGCCCTGACAGGGGTGCTCCGCAGCTGTGGGACCCTCACACTGAAGCCCCCTGGGCGCCTCGCTGAGCTCTGTGGCGTGCTCAAGGCTGTGCTGCAGAGGAAG ACAGCCTGTCAGGATACTgacgaggaggaggaagaggaagatgatgATCAG GCTGAATACGACGCCATGTTGCTGGAGCATGCTGGAGAGGCCATCCCTGCCCTGGCAGCCGCGGCTGGGGGAGACTCCTTTGCCCCATTCTTTGCTGGTTTCCTGCCATTATTGGTGTGCAAGACA AAACAGGGCTGCACAGTGGCAGAGAAGTCCTTTGCAGTGGGGACCTTGGCAGAGACTATTCAGGGCCTGGGTGCTGCCTCAGCCCAGTTTGTGTCTCGGCTGCTCCCTGTGCTGTTGAGCACCGCCCGAGAGGCAGACCCCGAGGTGCGAAGCAATGCCATCTTTGGGATGGGCGTGCTGGCAGAGCATGGGGGCCACCCTGCCCAGGA ACACTTCCCCAAGCTGCTGGGGCTCCTTTTTCCCCTCCTGGCGCGGGAGCGACATGATCGTGTCCGTGACAACATCTGTGGGGCACTTGCCCGCCTGTTGATGGCCAGTCCCACCAGGAAACCAGAGCCCCAG GTGCTGGCTGCCCTACTGCATGCCCTGCCACTGAAGGAGGACTTGGAGGAGTGGGTCACCATTGGGCGCCTCTTCAGCTTCCTGTACCAGAGCAGCCCTGACCAG GTTATAGATGTGGCTCCTGAGCTTCTGCGTATCTGCAGCCTCATTCTGGCTGACAACAAGATCCCACCAG ACACCAAGGCCTCACTGTTGCTGCTCCTGACGTTCCTGGCCAAACAGCACACCGACAGCTTTCAAGCAGCTCTGGGCTCACTGCCTGTTGACAAGGCTCAGGAGCTCCAGGCTGTACTGGGCCTCTCCTAG
- the IPO4 gene encoding importin-4 isoform X2 translates to MEPAGLEQLLRELLLPDTERIRRATEQLQIVLRAPAALPALCDLLASAADPQIRQFAAVLTRRRLNTRWRRLAAEQRESLKSLILTALQRETEHCVSLSLAQLSATIFRKEGLEAWPQLLQLLQHSTHSPHSPEREMGLLLLSVVVTSRPEAFQPHHRELLRLLNETLGEVGSPGLLFYSLRTLTTMAPYLSAEDVPLARMLVPKLIMAVQTLIPIDEAKACEALEALDELLESEVPVITPYLSEVLTFCLEVARNVALGNAIRVRILCCLTFLVKVKSKALLKNRLLPPLLHTLFPIMAAEPPPGQLDPEDQDSEEEELEIELMGETPKHFAVQVVDMLALHLPPEKLCPQLMPMLEEALRSESPYQRKAGLLVLAVLSDGAGDHIRQRLLPPLLQIVCKGLEDPSQVVRNAALFALGQFSENLQPHISSCSREVMPLLLAYLKSVPLGHTHHLAKACYALENFVENLGPKVQPYLPELMECMLQLLRNPSSPRAKELAVSALGAIATAAQASLLPYFPAIMEHLREFLLTGREDLQPVQIQSLETLGVLARAVGEPMRPLAEECCQLGLGLCDQVDDPDLRRCTYSLFAALSGLMGEGLAPHLEQITTLMLLSLRSTEGIVPQYDGSSSFLLFDDESDGEEEEELMDEDVEEEDDSEISGYSVENAFFDEKEDTCAAMGEISVNTSVAFLPYMESVFEEVFKLLECPHLNVRKAAHEALGQFCCALHKACQSCPSEPNTAALQAALARVVPSYMQAVNRERERQVVMAVLEALTGVLRSCGTLTLKPPGRLAELCGVLKAVLQRKAEYDAMLLEHAGEAIPALAAAAGGDSFAPFFAGFLPLLVCKTKQGCTVAEKSFAVGTLAETIQGLGAASAQFVSRLLPVLLSTAREADPEVRSNAIFGMGVLAEHGGHPAQEHFPKLLGLLFPLLARERHDRVRDNICGALARLLMASPTRKPEPQVLAALLHALPLKEDLEEWVTIGRLFSFLYQSSPDQVIDVAPELLRICSLILADNKIPPDTKASLLLLLTFLAKQHTDSFQAALGSLPVDKAQELQAVLGLS, encoded by the exons ATGGAGCCAGCCGGGCTAGAGCAGCTCCTACGGGAGCTGCTGCTACCGGACACCGAGCGCATCCGTCGG GCCACGGAACAGCTCCAGATCGTTCTTCGGGCCCCCGCCGCTTTGCCGGCTCTCTGCGACCTGCTAGCCTCGGCGGCCGACCCCCAG ATCCGCCAGTTTGCGGCCGTGCTGACCCGCAGACGACTGAACACCCGCTGGCGACGGCTGGCGGCGGAGCAACGGGAGAG CCTCAAGTCCCTGATCCTGACGGCCCTGCAGAGAGAAACAGA GCACTGTGTGAGCCTCAGCCTGGCCCAGCTCTCAGCCACCATTTTTCGAAAGGAAGGCCTGGAGGCCTGGCCACAGCTTTTGCAGCTGCTTCAGCACAGTACCCACAGCCCCCACAGCCCAGAGAGAGAG ATGGGGCTTTTGCTGCTAAGTGTGGTGGTGACCTCCCGGCCCGAGGCCTTCCAACCCCACCACCGGGAGCTTCTTCGGCTTCTGAACGAGACTCTTGGTGAGGTGGGCTCTCCTGGGCTGCTCTTCTACTCCCTGCGCACTCTGACCACCATGGCTCCCTACCTCAGCGCTGAAGATGTG CCTCTCGCTCGGATGTTGGTGCCCAAGCTGATCATGGCCGTGCAGACTCTGATCCCCATAGATGAG GCAAAGGCCTGTGAGGCCCTTGAGGCTTTGGATGAACTGTTGGAGTCAGAGGTGCCAGTCATCACCCCCTACCTCTCTGAAGTCCTCACATTCTGCCTGGAG GTGGCTAGAAATGTGGCCCTGGGCAATGCGATACGCGTACGTATTCTCTGCTGCCTCACTTTCTTGGTCAAAGTCAAGAGCAAG GCCTTACTGAAGAATCGTCTCCTGCCACCCTTGCTGCACACCCTTTTCCCCATTATGGCTGCTGAGCCCCCACCAGGCCAGTTGGATCCCGAGGACCAGGATTCAGAAGAGGAAGAGTTGGAGATTGAGCTGATGGGGGAGACTCCCAAGCATTTCGCTGTACAA GTTGTGGACATGCTGGCACTACACCTGCCCCCCGAGAAGCTCTGTCCCCAGCTG ATGCCCATGTTGGAAGAGGCCTTGCGGAGCGAGAGCCCATACCAGCGCAAAGCTGGACTCCTGGTGCTGGCCGTGCTGTCTGACGGAGCTGGCGACCACATCAGGCAGAG ACTGCTGCCCCCACTGCTGCAGATCGTGTGCAAGGGCCTGGAGGACCCCTCGCAAGTTGTACGCAATGCTGCGCTGTTTGCCCTGGGCCAGTTCTCAGAAAACCTACAG ccccatatCAGCAGCTGTTCAAGGGAGGTGATGCCACTGCTCCTCGCCTACTTGAAGTCGGTGCCTCTCGGACACACACACCACCTGGCCAAGGCCTGCTATGCCCTGGAGAATTTTGTGGAGAACCTAG GGCCCAAAGTGCAGCCCTACCTTCCGGAGCTTATGGAATGCATGCTGCAGCTTCTGAGGAACCCCAGCAGTCCCCGGGCCAAGGAGCTGGCTGTGAGCGCCCTGGGAGCCATTG CTACGGCTGCCCAGGCCTCGCTGCTGCCCTACTTCCCTGCCATCATGGAGCACCTGCGGGAATTCCTGTTAACAGGCCGTGAGGACCTTCAGCCTGTGCAGATCCAGAGCCTGG AGACACTGGGGGTGCTGGCACGAGCAGTGGGGGAGCCCATGAGGCCGCTGGCTGAGGAATGCTGCCAGCTGGGTCTGGGCCTCTGCGACCAGGTAGACGACCCTGACTTGCGGCGCTGCAC GTACAGCCTATTTGCAGCCTTATCGGGTCTGATGGGCGAGGGCCTGGCGCCCCACTTGGAACAGATCACCACGCTCATGCTGCTGTCACTGCGTTCCACCGAGGGCATTGTG CCTCAGTATGACGGGAGCAGCTCCTTCCTTCTGTTTGACGATGAGAGTgatggggaagaagaagaggagctcATGGATGAGGATGTGGAAGAAGAGGATGACTCAGAGATCTCAGG GTACAGCGTGGAGAATGCCTTCTTTGATGAGAAGGAAGACACCTGTGCTGCCATGGGGGAGATCTCTGTGAACACCAG TGTGGCCTTCCTTCCATACATGGAAAGTGTCTTTGAAGAAGTATTTAAACTGCTGGAG TGCCCTCACCTGAATGTGCGAAAGGCAGCCCATGAGGCTCTGGGTCAGTTTTGCTGTGCACTGCACAAGGCCTGTCAAAGCTGCCCCTCGGAACCCAACACTGCTG CTTTGCAGGCTGCCCTGGCCCGAGTGGTGCCATCCTACATGCAGGCAGTGAACAGGGAGCGGGAACGCCAGGTGGTGATGGCCGTGCTGGAGGCCCTGACAGGGGTGCTCCGCAGCTGTGGGACCCTCACACTGAAGCCCCCTGGGCGCCTCGCTGAGCTCTGTGGCGTGCTCAAGGCTGTGCTGCAGAGGAAG GCTGAATACGACGCCATGTTGCTGGAGCATGCTGGAGAGGCCATCCCTGCCCTGGCAGCCGCGGCTGGGGGAGACTCCTTTGCCCCATTCTTTGCTGGTTTCCTGCCATTATTGGTGTGCAAGACA AAACAGGGCTGCACAGTGGCAGAGAAGTCCTTTGCAGTGGGGACCTTGGCAGAGACTATTCAGGGCCTGGGTGCTGCCTCAGCCCAGTTTGTGTCTCGGCTGCTCCCTGTGCTGTTGAGCACCGCCCGAGAGGCAGACCCCGAGGTGCGAAGCAATGCCATCTTTGGGATGGGCGTGCTGGCAGAGCATGGGGGCCACCCTGCCCAGGA ACACTTCCCCAAGCTGCTGGGGCTCCTTTTTCCCCTCCTGGCGCGGGAGCGACATGATCGTGTCCGTGACAACATCTGTGGGGCACTTGCCCGCCTGTTGATGGCCAGTCCCACCAGGAAACCAGAGCCCCAG GTGCTGGCTGCCCTACTGCATGCCCTGCCACTGAAGGAGGACTTGGAGGAGTGGGTCACCATTGGGCGCCTCTTCAGCTTCCTGTACCAGAGCAGCCCTGACCAG GTTATAGATGTGGCTCCTGAGCTTCTGCGTATCTGCAGCCTCATTCTGGCTGACAACAAGATCCCACCAG ACACCAAGGCCTCACTGTTGCTGCTCCTGACGTTCCTGGCCAAACAGCACACCGACAGCTTTCAAGCAGCTCTGGGCTCACTGCCTGTTGACAAGGCTCAGGAGCTCCAGGCTGTACTGGGCCTCTCCTAG
- the REC8 gene encoding meiotic recombination protein REC8 homolog, with amino-acid sequence MFYYPNVLQRHTGCFATIWLAATRGSRLVKREYLRVNVVKTCEEILNYVLVRVQPPQPGLPRPRFSLYLSAQLQIGVIRVYSQQCQYLVEDIQHILERLHRAQLQIRIDMEAELPSLLLPNHLAMMETLEDAPDPFFGMMSVDPRLPSPFDIPQIRHLLEAAIPERVEEIPPEVPTEPREPERIPVTVLPPEAITIPEAEPIRMLEIEGERELPEVSRRELDLLIAEEEEAILLEIPRLPPPAPAEVEGIGEALGPEELRLTGWEPGALLMEVTPPEELRLPAPPSPERRPPVPPPPRRRRRRRLLFWDKETQISPEKFQAQLQTRAHCWECPMVQPPERTIRGPAELFRTPTLSGWLPPELLGLWTHCAQPPPKALRLELPEEAAAEEERRKIEAPSEIEVPREALEPSVPLMVSLEISLEAAEEEKTRISLIPPEERWAWAEVEAPEAPALPVVPELPEVPMEMPLVLPPELELLSLEAVHRAVALELQANREPDFSSLVSPLSPRRMAARVFYLLLVLSAQQILHVKQEKPYGRLLIQPGPRFH; translated from the exons ATGTTCTACTATCCTAACGTGCTTCAGCGCCACACCGGCTGCTTTGCCACCATCTG GCTGGCGGCGACTCGCGGCAGCCGGTTGGTGAAGCGCGAATACCTGAGGGTGAATGTGGTGAAGACCTG TGAGGAAATCCTCAATTACGTGCTGGTACGAGTGCAACCCCCGCAGCCCGGCCTGCCGCGGCCCCGCTTCTCCCTCTATCTCTCAGCCCAACTTCAGATCGGTGTGATCCGCGTCTATTCTCAACAATGCCAGTACCTCGTGG AGGACATCCAGCACATCTTGGAGCGcctccaccgtgcccagctgcagATCCGAATAGATATGGAGGCTGAGCT ACCCAGCCTGCTGCTTCCTAACCACCTGGCCATGATGGAGACCCTAGAAGATGCTCCAGATCCCTTTTTTGGGATGATGTCTGTGGATCCCAGACTTCCTAGTCCTTTCGATATCCCTCAG ATTCGACACCTCTTAGAGGCTGCAATCCCAGAGAGAGTTGAAGAGATCCCTCCTGAAGTCCCTACAGAGCCCAGGGAGCCAG AGAGGATTCCGGTCACTGTGCTGCCACCTGAGGCCATCACGATCCCGGAGGCAGAGCCCATACGGATGCTGGAGATTGAG GGTGAACGGGAGCTCCCAGAGGTCAGCCGCCGAGAACTGGACCTGCTGATCGCAGAGGAAGAAGAAGCTATCTTGTTAGAAA TCCCGCGGCTCCCACCTCCAGCTCCTGCAGA GGTGGAAGGAATAGGAGAGGCACTGGGCCCTGAGGAGCTGAGACTGACAGGCTGGGAACCTGGGGCCCTACTCATGG AGGTGACCCCCCCGGAAGAGCTGCGTCTGCCAGCCCCACCCAGCCCAGAG AGGAGGCCCCCAGTTCCCCCACCTCCTCGCCGCCGCCGTCGTCGCCGGTTACTGTTCTGGGACAAGGAGACTCAGATCTCCCCGGAGAAATTCCAGGCACAACTGCAAACCAGAGCCCACTGCTGGGAATGT CCCATGGTGCAGCCTCCCGAGAGGACCATCAGAGGCCCTGCGGAGTTGTTCAGAACCCCAACTCTCT CTGGCTGGCTACCCCCTGAACTACTGGGTCTCTGGACccattgtgcccagccacccCCAAAAGCCCTCAGGCTAGAGCTGCCTGAGGAGGCAGCCGctgaggaggaaaggagaaagattgAAGCTCCAAGTGAGATTGAG GTCCCGAGGGAAGCCCTGGAGCCCAGTGTTCCCCTTATGGTGTCTTTAG AGATCTCCCTAGAGGCAGCTGAAGAGGAGAAGACCCGCATCAGCCTCATCCCACCAGAAGAACGGTG GGCCTGGGCTGAGGTGGAGGCGCCAGAAGCTCCTGCATTGCCCGTGGTGCCTGAACTCCCTGAGGTGCCCATGGAGATGCCTTTGGTGCTGCCCCCAGAGCTCGAGCTGCTCTCACTGGAAGCAGTTCACAG GGCAGTGGCACTGGAGCTGCAGGCTAACAGGGAGCCCGACTTCAGCAGCCTGGTGTCACCTCTCAGCCCCCGCAGGATGGCTGCCCGGGTCTTCTACCTGCTCCTGG TGCTCTCAGCGCAACAGATTCTTCACGTGAAACAAGAAAAGCCATATGGTCGCCTCCTGATCCAGCCGGGGCCCAGGTTCCACTGA